The nucleotide window CTCTATGGCGCTGATTTTATGGTTATGGATGACTTTTCCGTATGGCTGATCGAAATCAATAGTCATCCTGATATGAGTTACTCGAGCAAAGTTACGACGCGCCTATGCAGGCAAGTTCTCGAGGACACCATAAAAGGTGCTTGAAACTTTCCATTTGTTTGTACGAATGCTAGGCTTGCTTTCTTATGCTATGTGGCTTTTCGCAGTGGTTATAGATTATCGGGAAGATAAAAACGTTGATACAGGACAGTTTGAGTTGGCTTACAAACAAAGGATGCCAAGTTGTCAACCATATTTAGGCGCAGCTCTATCTCTTCAAGGGACTAGAATAACTACTTGTGGGAAGAAAGTTAATTTGAGTAATCAGGAATCGAAAGTTAGTCTCGTTTCGAAGTCTCCGATGGTAGGCATcaaaagaaaatcgaagaattataaataatttcttaattttacgaGCCTTACAGGATGCCATCCGaaagttagaaattatttGCGATAACCATCTTTTATCAGATATTATAGAGATATTAgtacagaaaagaaaacatgaaactattgatatatattaagcattattatataactaaaAAGTGACGCTATTGtgtatgaatttatatttatccgtcgttaaatgaaaataatcgtaGACTTGTttaacgaagaagaaatcgaCTGTGCACAATCAAATTGGTCCAGTGATCGTAGATTTGATCgaagaattagaaatacaGCTTGACCAAGAATTTTACGCTTACTACAAAGTGGATTCGCCTAAGTTAAGGCAAGCTCTACCAACGAGTGCACCTCCAAAGCCCTTAATAACTGCTGTGCTGATCGATAAGCAGGAATCGACCGTGAAAAGTGCACCTGTGGTTGGCCCGGTATCCAACGTTAAGACAAAATTCCCTACATCGGTTCAAGTACGTATTACAATGATTAAATCGCATAATTATCAGGtggttttgtttaaaaaaacgaTTATATATTAGGAAAAAATTGGCAATAATCAGAAACATATAGCGCGTATGCCAAGAAAGTCGCACACTTTCGCTGGGTCAGATAGCAGTAAGGCAGAATCATCTTCTATATCACAATCTTTGGTTACCAAAATTATGGCCTTTCAGAAACAATCTACAAAATTGGTtccaaaaatagaaaaacctTTGAAGTCAACTAATGATAAGGTAGATGTAATTTTGTAGGACTTATCGCCATATCTTATTCTGGATAATGTCTTCTTTATATGCGTTAGATAATTAAGACGGTGATACGAGATGCCATTAAAAAGTACAAGAAGAGTACTCCTCATCTGTCCACCATAACTCAGGAGACACCAACGTTGCCGTCTCTTCTAACTACAAACAAAGTTGGTCAAGCAGTgaacgtgaaaaataaaaatcgtaacGTCCCAAAAAAATATCCTCGTCAAAAGAAGAATAAGATTTTATCAGACATCACGGACATGTACGCCGTTGGTTTAAGGTTAACTAAGTGATTGAAAATGTCTTTGTGATCTGCACTCGTTACTCTTCCATTGTTGATCTATCCTTAGAGTCTATATTTGAACGTATATTTGAACTGAACTGTAAATGATCAATAAAAAACTATACTACCGACCGTTAAGATCTTCCGATTTTTTATTCCCTGTAAGAAAATACCGAAACAAAATCAAATCGACTTCTTCAAATCGAAAAAAAACATGATTTGACATTAATTAACCAACATCAATGgcaacttaaaaaaaaatcaaaattattaaagtggAACAGTCAGACAAATGGAGGCCATCGTTCTCCAAAGATTCTCCTCTAAATTCGATGATTAgctgtaaaaaaattaagcgATATACGTTCTTTTTGTCCATACTTGTCACGTGGAATGGAGTACGTCGACTCGTCTTGGAATTCTGGAGGTACTGCAACCGCCGGCTATTCGCCTAATCAGAAAGATATCAATCATACTCTTCTCAATGAAGATGATTTTCAATGCACATTTTTTCGACAATCCAAACGCAAAATCAAGGTACGATATATTGCGAAAGTTAGCTCTTAAAAGCCATCGTTAAGAAAAGGAAATCATGTTAATGTCATGATGCATCAAACTTTAACCCGATACatctgtttttatttaaattaaatttcatcaaatCGAACAAATCATACTGTGATAATATCATTAAGGATGACTGCTATTATCAGCCACGGTGTATGAGCGTTTAGGGAAGAGCAGTTAACCGTTCTACACATTGCAAATCCAACAGTGGCAAGAAAAACTTGAACCTTAATGAAAAAGTATGTGAACGAGTACAGCACAGTCTGTACTGataaaatgttagaaaatgtCTGGTCTTATAAAAAAGGTCGGATTGTCCAATGAGTTCTTTCTAGTTTGCTCAGAACACAAGCTGTTTAGCTGTTGTCAAACGTTAGTTTTTCAACCAACAGAATCCTTTACGCGTCTTCACCTGGTAAAGGTGAAATGGTAGCAGAACTGACGCGAGGTGTTCGGTTTCGGAAACGTGCCAACACCTCACGTGGTtcctttaatattattctgaATGGAACagtattaaaacaaaattcctCGATGCAATGAAACTTCATGCTTTTAGAAGGCGAATCTTGTCGTTTAACTTGTCGGTCTACTAAATTACTCTAATTTTCCCTTACCAGCCAGGCACTTGCCACTCGCGGTGGTCAGACGAAAATTCGATCTCGTTCAATTTGTCCGACACTTGCACCGATTCGGAAAGCGAGTTTGACGAACAAGTGCACTCAACACCGTATCTATCAACGAACTCCAGTGGCACGTACACGAACGATGTTCACATTTCCAAGCCTGACGGAAAAGCATTCGATGCACCGAGAGTAACATTtaatcaaacgttatatatccACTCAGACAGAAGCCTGAAATCCTGTTTGCAGAAAGGATCGATGCgaagagaaattgaaaacGGTTTCACACAAATCGCACGGttaacgaaaaagagaaactgcTTGAGAAAGAGAAATGATCCAAAGAATAACTATTGCATGAGATTCTGTACGTCACGATTTCCTACGAAATGTGAGAAACAAATAGCGTTGAAAGACAAAATGTTTCTTGAAGAATGTATGAAAAATAGTAGAAACGGGCAGTCAGGTAAAATTtgaaggaaatttaatttcttttctttctatattaTCTTTGTAACGTGTTTCATATATTCCAAGGTATACAAAGCATTCTTCGTGGTACTAAGAGATCATACGATCCCACGAGTATCGCACAGGACGACAGAAGTAtttgcaaaagaaagaaactgatGGAAAATAGAATCGTGAAGAATAGACGTTTGCTAAAGTCTGTAGCAGAAGTAATACGTGAGATGAGTATACAAATTCCTTTTCGAATGGACTTTGATTCGATCCAAAGTATCAAGAATACAGTTGCAGAGACTGATTTGACGAGATTGGAAGGagaaaaaatgcaaataaagaAACCGGAAAAAGTTGAAAACAGTCAAGCAACCAAGGTCGAATTGCAAAAgccaatttttaaaaaggCCATCGTGGAAAAACTGTTGGACGACTCCATGCGTGAAGCcgtgaaaaaatatagaacatGTAGAAATACGTGGGatagtataaaaaaagaacaatttataaaagcttaataaaaaaaaaacattttgtttACTCCAAATCATGAACATAGAGCAATATCGAAGCACACTTATCGATTGTCAATATTATCATCGAATGTTGTCATTTTTGAACGAAAGTTTGTCAACAAAATTGAGATGTAGAAAGATTGACGCGACTAAAACAtgttaaagtataaaaatatacaaatttgttattgaaAAGATTCCACGATGCGACAAAAAGATGATTATATAACTGTTTCGCAAAACGACAAACAGATAAGTGAAAACGTAGATCTCATTAGAAATTCTAACTATGGATTATCTGACATCCAAGGAGactttaaaatatcaaaaaacgGAAATTATAAGTTGGAAGACTCGAACGTTGTAAAAACTATTAAAACTCGCAAATGGCAAATTGTGTTAACCTCTCCCGATTGTTCGATTAAAGAGCACTGTCAAGGTTGGCAGGTACGAAAGTGTTGAATTAAAAAGTCCAACAGAATTTTCGAGTATTACAaaacacataaaaatattatttcgcaAAATTTTTTGTAAGATATATTCAAAAGATCCAAAGGAAATCGGAGAAGAATCAAAGATAATTGTAAGAGTTTCCGATTCTATAATGATTACGAACGTAGAGCCTGTAAGGACCGCGAACGTCGAGATTCTTTGCAACCGCGATGATCTCGACGATCTACtggaagaggaggaaaaagaaaacgtgaaCACATACGGCAAGATCATCCTCAGGGAATACTTGAGTCTTCTCTCCGCTGAGGACGCAAAGATCAATTTCATCCTAAAGGTTCTGACAAAGGCAGTAAACgaacataaaatttttgtgATTTATGGCACTTTCCCGGTGCTAAGAAAGCCTCTAGGAAGAAGAAACTGGATAGAGAAAAGGTTCATCAGAAGAATGCTGTCAATGTCACCGGAAATCTCGGAAGGTTGCTGACAGAAATTCATTCCATTTGTTATAAAAGCgacaaatatacatacgttCTTTATCTTTCAGCTGGCTTGGAAACGATTGAAAAGTTATTACGTTATCCTGCCAATTTTATATGGTCCACTAATAAAAGAGTAGCTGTTAGAACAGAAGAAAGAaccataattaataaattctcagGATGCTATTTCACATCAAAGGTTACTTATAGCAAGTGATTTTCTAATATCCATAATCTTCTTTCGGTATGGAAGATACGAAGAAACTATTGGAAACtatgttgaaattatttcagatCGATATGTGCAATAatctagaaaatatttcttggtTCTATGAAACTGGCGTGTCAAACGTACAATTTCCACGATGCTACAATGTTTATCAGGTTCGTATACGATTTTTCATTCTGATGGTAATAAAAACATGTCACAAGTGTACAGCCTGTGCAGATAAAGGAATTCGTGCAAGATTTTTACATCACAGCTTGCATGGGTATTCTCAAGTGGTTCTTATTCTTGGCCAGCATCGCTGGACCAAATGCTGTTTGGTCCCAAGACGGCACTGTCCCTATCAAAGCAGTTTTATTCGCTCTTGAACGATGCGCGGAATACATAAGgttttaaaaaaacaaagtaaaatactCTCCAGGCATTTTCTatcgaatcgaaataaattgtaGCATCTGCGCACACGAGGACATCGATGGACAGAGTTATAAAGACATCTCAATTTCTAATTGgaatcaatttttatcgtGGTACGAAAGACTTTTGCATAAACGAGAAATATTGGAGAAGAATGATGGCATAGATATCGAAGTAtgcaattaatataaaatcacaACGATGGTggattatattgaaaattttttcttaGGAACTATTACGATTCACCGCaaatatgataaaagaaatgataGAGTGTCGTCCTCAGAGTCAAATTGATGGAATGAGGAATGTCTGGATTTTAAAACCAGGTGACAAGAGCTTGGGTAAAGGTATAATTCTTAAGAATTCATTGCAAGACATACTAACCAAGATAAATCAAGCTGCTAAGGAATGCATGCAGTATGTCGTACAAAAGTACATAGGTCAGTTTTTTGTTTAGTAGCAAtgataacagaaaaataacaacaaattagattaataattaattatgtttaG belongs to Bombus pascuorum chromosome 10, iyBomPasc1.1, whole genome shotgun sequence and includes:
- the LOC132911473 gene encoding uncharacterized protein LOC132911473 — protein: MITNVEPVRTANVEILCNRDDLDDLLEEEEKENVNTYGKIILREYLSLLSAEDAKINFILKVLTKAVNEHKIFVIYGTFPVLRKPLGRRNWIEKRFIRRMLSMSPEISEAGLETIEKLLRYPANFIWSTNKRVAVRTEERTIINKFSGCYFTSKVTYSK